The Prosthecobacter algae genome includes a region encoding these proteins:
- a CDS encoding 2-oxoacid:acceptor oxidoreductase subunit alpha gives MSTATASTGSSSTTLRNAVIRLAGNSQDGIQSIGGFLARLAGRTQHDVMTYMTIPSTISGGPSIFQLHLGSGEVLHPGDESDVLVAFYQHSYDAHFSSLREGGICFYDSGEVTELKSERGIHHIGVPFTAATVEAIGGSARDRGKNMFVLGLLCAVYQLDKEKLSGIVSRQFGKKDESVLRNAMLAFDAGYAYPIGDMGTFNFEEGEHTDEHRLSTDGNTLMTMGLIAAGVRYGSAYPITPWSSIMETLRSELPKYGGLYVQAEDELAAVSMTIGAAYSGHLAVTGSAGPGLSLKMEALSYASMAEIPLIVINVQRGGPSTGLPTSVEQSDLLQAIYGSHGDCPRIVLAPKDVEDCFYIALEAGKLAREYSCPVIILSDQALSSRIEAFTEPDLDKHWVEPGLDLAERPVDFKPYPLDQVTRHAPPGSKMASGRYPHVTGLEHDEWGHPSGNPKMHQKMTDKRRNKLVALANSLPLPEVHGDQEGDALLIGWGSSYGPIKESVNRLRAEGHKVGAAHLRHLHPMPAKLDTLFAKYKHIIVVEMNDAGVYGYGQLAMLLRASLADPKIQSVCKTDGLNFRIGEIVTGVEKVLAKV, from the coding sequence ATGTCCACAGCCACCGCTTCCACGGGGTCGTCCTCGACGACTCTTCGCAATGCCGTCATTCGTCTTGCAGGCAATTCGCAGGACGGGATTCAATCCATCGGTGGGTTCCTCGCACGTCTCGCGGGCCGCACCCAGCATGATGTGATGACCTACATGACCATCCCGTCCACTATCTCTGGCGGGCCTTCCATCTTCCAGTTGCATCTCGGCTCGGGCGAGGTGCTTCATCCAGGCGATGAAAGCGATGTCTTGGTGGCTTTTTACCAGCACAGTTACGATGCCCACTTCAGCTCCCTGCGCGAAGGTGGCATCTGCTTTTATGACAGTGGCGAAGTGACAGAGCTGAAGAGCGAGCGCGGCATCCACCACATCGGCGTTCCCTTCACAGCGGCCACGGTGGAGGCCATCGGCGGCAGCGCACGGGATCGTGGAAAAAACATGTTCGTTCTGGGCCTGCTGTGCGCGGTTTATCAACTGGATAAGGAGAAGCTCTCGGGCATTGTCAGCCGACAGTTCGGTAAGAAAGATGAGAGCGTGCTGCGCAATGCCATGCTGGCCTTTGATGCAGGCTACGCCTACCCCATCGGCGACATGGGCACCTTTAACTTTGAAGAAGGTGAACACACGGATGAGCACCGCCTCAGCACGGATGGGAACACCCTGATGACCATGGGCCTCATCGCCGCTGGCGTGCGTTACGGCTCGGCCTACCCCATCACACCGTGGTCCAGCATCATGGAAACCTTGCGCAGTGAGTTGCCGAAGTATGGCGGCCTGTATGTACAGGCGGAGGATGAACTGGCCGCCGTCTCCATGACCATCGGCGCTGCCTACTCCGGCCATCTGGCCGTGACCGGCAGTGCAGGCCCCGGCCTGAGCCTGAAGATGGAGGCCCTCAGTTACGCCAGCATGGCGGAGATCCCGCTCATCGTCATCAACGTCCAGCGCGGCGGTCCATCCACTGGCCTGCCCACCAGCGTGGAACAGAGCGATCTCCTCCAGGCCATCTACGGCAGCCATGGCGACTGCCCGCGCATCGTCCTCGCGCCCAAGGATGTGGAAGACTGCTTTTACATCGCTTTGGAAGCAGGAAAACTGGCGCGCGAATACTCCTGCCCGGTCATCATTTTGAGCGACCAGGCACTCAGCAGCCGCATTGAGGCCTTCACCGAGCCTGACCTGGACAAGCACTGGGTGGAGCCCGGCCTCGACTTGGCCGAACGGCCCGTGGATTTCAAACCGTATCCGCTGGATCAAGTGACCCGCCACGCGCCTCCGGGGAGCAAGATGGCCAGTGGCCGCTACCCCCATGTCACCGGGCTGGAGCACGACGAATGGGGCCACCCCAGTGGCAACCCCAAGATGCACCAGAAGATGACCGACAAACGCCGCAACAAGCTGGTGGCCCTGGCCAACAGCCTGCCTCTGCCCGAGGTGCACGGCGACCAGGAAGGCGATGCCCTCCTCATCGGCTGGGGCAGCAGTTACGGCCCGATCAAGGAAAGCGTGAACCGCCTGCGTGCCGAAGGGCATAAGGTGGGCGCAGCGCACCTGCGTCACCTGCATCCGATGCCCGCCAAACTGGACACGCTGTTCGCCAAGTACAAGCACATCATCGTCGTAGAGATGAATGATGCAGGCGTCTATGGTTACGGCCAACTGGCCATGCTGCTGCGCGCCAGCCTCGCAGATCCGAAGATCCAATCCGTCTGCAAAACCGACGGCCTCAACTTCCGTATCGGCGAGATTGTCACGGGTGTGGAAAAGGTGTTGGCCAAGGTTTGA
- a CDS encoding 23S rRNA (pseudouridine(1915)-N(3))-methyltransferase RlmH, whose amino-acid sequence MHWRIITVGKPALTWAKLGLEDYLYRLRRVAKVEHVVIKEGPRDQVEAQLLNASAESLRLILDERGKAYRSLDLARWIEQKDIQGTKRASLIIGGADGHSESFRKQADECWTLSSFTLQHEIALVVLAEQLYRAYTILRKEPYHRE is encoded by the coding sequence ATGCATTGGCGAATCATCACTGTGGGAAAACCAGCCCTGACTTGGGCCAAGTTGGGTCTTGAGGATTACCTTTATCGGCTGCGGCGTGTGGCCAAAGTGGAGCATGTCGTGATTAAAGAAGGGCCGCGCGACCAAGTGGAGGCACAACTTCTTAATGCCAGTGCCGAAAGCCTGCGTCTGATCCTGGATGAACGCGGGAAAGCTTATCGCAGCTTGGATCTGGCGCGTTGGATCGAGCAAAAAGACATCCAGGGAACTAAGCGGGCGAGCCTCATTATCGGCGGAGCCGACGGTCATAGTGAATCTTTTCGCAAGCAAGCTGATGAATGCTGGACATTGTCTTCGTTTACCTTGCAGCATGAGATCGCCCTTGTCGTCCTGGCAGAGCAGCTTTACCGGGCCTACACTATTTTACGGAAGGAACCCTACCATCGGGAATGA